The Halogranum gelatinilyticum genome window below encodes:
- a CDS encoding helicase HerA domain-containing protein, translated as MTDQETITVAEVSDGPGGDSGEKPGTPVSLPVVEILTGRGFVTGKSGSGKSNTASVIIEKLLDSQFPVLIVDTDGEYYGLKEQYEILHAGADDECDIQVSPEHAEKIANLALEQNVPIILDVSGYLDEADAEEMLLQVSRQLFAKEKKLKKPFLMLVEECHEYIPEKGGMGEAGKMLIKVAKRGRKHGLGVVGISQRPADVKKDYITQCDWLVWHRLTWRNDTKVVGRILGNEYADAIEDMGNGEGFLMTDWSESLRRVQFHRKETFDAGATPGLDDFERPELKSVSGDLVSDLREISDEKAQRESTIADLRQELDKKDATIRQLRQELEEAQDMSNMADKFAQAMLQRAEAPYRGGGGRNLNRPEHQRDLSEYEESEATDEDAIRAVGEGESRPVDETDDESDVADDNTGYPGFEGSEGVAEAGDIVEEPTADDSDPRISESDDSQNSGPDTDRRIHDQRDVVRTLTAAIADLDATSRRMLRHYREQLVSDPVDAHVAAGGSGDSQLAYSRNRPLRQAGFISHAGRGQYAYALPDLVREEYADRLDPEEFGETVEAIEAAFLDAAEESSVEADGGVDGEVDSERDQSAGDDGDDDSATWPDHGQH; from the coding sequence ATGACCGACCAGGAAACCATCACCGTCGCGGAGGTGAGCGACGGACCCGGCGGCGACAGCGGCGAGAAGCCCGGAACGCCCGTCTCGCTTCCGGTCGTCGAGATTCTCACCGGTCGCGGCTTCGTGACAGGCAAGAGCGGCTCGGGGAAGTCCAACACCGCGAGCGTCATCATCGAAAAGCTGCTGGACTCGCAGTTCCCCGTCCTCATCGTCGACACCGACGGCGAGTACTACGGTCTCAAAGAACAGTACGAGATCCTCCACGCGGGCGCAGACGACGAGTGCGACATCCAGGTCAGCCCCGAGCACGCCGAGAAGATCGCGAACCTCGCCTTGGAGCAGAACGTCCCCATCATCCTCGACGTGTCGGGCTATCTCGACGAGGCCGACGCCGAGGAGATGCTGCTGCAGGTCTCCCGACAACTCTTCGCGAAGGAGAAGAAACTGAAGAAACCCTTCCTGATGCTCGTCGAGGAGTGCCACGAGTACATCCCCGAGAAGGGCGGGATGGGCGAGGCGGGCAAGATGCTCATCAAGGTCGCAAAGCGCGGCCGGAAACACGGGCTCGGCGTCGTCGGCATCAGCCAGCGGCCCGCCGACGTCAAGAAGGACTACATCACCCAGTGCGACTGGCTCGTCTGGCACCGCCTGACGTGGCGCAACGACACCAAGGTCGTCGGCCGCATCCTGGGCAACGAGTACGCCGACGCCATCGAGGACATGGGCAACGGCGAGGGCTTCCTGATGACCGACTGGAGCGAGTCGCTTCGAAGAGTTCAGTTCCACCGCAAGGAGACCTTCGACGCGGGCGCGACGCCCGGTCTCGACGACTTCGAGCGACCGGAACTCAAGTCCGTCAGCGGCGACCTCGTCAGCGACCTCCGCGAGATCTCCGACGAGAAGGCCCAGCGTGAGAGCACCATCGCCGACCTCCGGCAGGAACTCGACAAGAAGGACGCGACCATCCGTCAGCTCAGACAGGAGCTCGAAGAGGCACAGGACATGAGCAACATGGCCGACAAGTTCGCGCAGGCGATGCTCCAGCGGGCAGAGGCACCCTACCGCGGCGGCGGGGGGCGGAACCTCAACCGGCCGGAGCATCAACGAGACCTCTCGGAATACGAGGAAAGCGAGGCGACCGACGAGGACGCGATTCGCGCCGTCGGCGAAGGCGAGTCCCGCCCCGTCGACGAGACCGACGACGAGTCGGACGTCGCCGACGACAACACTGGCTATCCCGGCTTCGAAGGCTCCGAGGGTGTCGCCGAGGCTGGCGATATCGTCGAAGAGCCCACGGCCGACGACTCCGACCCAAGGATTTCGGAGTCCGACGACTCCCAAAATAGTGGCCCCGACACCGACCGCCGGATTCACGACCAGCGCGACGTCGTGCGGACGCTCACCGCCGCCATCGCGGACCTCGACGCCACGTCGCGGCGGATGCTCCGACACTACCGCGAGCAGCTCGTGAGCGACCCGGTCGACGCCCACGTCGCCGCCGGGGGAAGCGGCGACAGCCAACTCGCCTACAGCCGCAACCGCCCGCTCCGACAGGCCGGATTCATCAGCCACGCGGGGCGAGGGCAGTACGCCTACGCCCTGCCGGATCTCGTCCGCGAGGAGTACGCCGACCGACTCGACCCCGAGGAGTTCGGCGAGACGGTCGAAGCCATCGAGGCGGCGTTCCTCGACGCAGCCGAAGAATCGAGCGTGGAGGCCGATGGCGGGGTCGACGGCGAGGTCGACAGCGAGCGTGACCAGTCCGCGGGCGACGACGGTGACGACGATTCGGCGACGTGGCCCGACCACGGCCAGCACTGA
- a CDS encoding multiprotein bridging factor aMBF1, giving the protein MPQCEMCGANKASLTTTKVEGAELQLCDSCKDFGTEVRTESQSSTSTKYSTSSSKASSSSSSSSSSSSSSGGSTRRRRDMFDDMDEIATDYDDRIRKARENKGLSQEDLAKELNEKASLIRKLERGNVLPSDDVRKKLEKKLGISLTEGSSDEDADWSSGSSTKTTLGDVVKRKD; this is encoded by the coding sequence ATGCCCCAGTGCGAGATGTGCGGAGCCAACAAGGCCTCGCTCACCACCACGAAAGTCGAAGGTGCCGAACTGCAGCTCTGCGACAGCTGCAAGGACTTCGGGACCGAGGTCCGCACTGAATCGCAGAGTTCGACGTCGACGAAGTATTCGACGTCCTCTTCGAAGGCGAGTTCGTCGAGTTCGTCGTCTTCCTCGTCCTCGTCGTCGTCCGGCGGCAGCACGCGCCGTCGCCGCGACATGTTCGACGACATGGACGAGATCGCGACGGACTACGACGACCGCATCCGGAAGGCCCGTGAGAACAAGGGTCTGAGCCAGGAGGACCTCGCGAAAGAGCTGAACGAGAAGGCGAGTCTCATCCGTAAACTCGAACGCGGAAACGTCCTCCCGAGCGACGACGTCCGGAAGAAGCTCGAGAAGAAGCTCGGCATCTCGCTGACCGAAGGCTCCAGCGACGAAGACGCCGACTGGTCCAGCGGCTCGTCGACGAAGACCACGCTCGGCGACGTCGTCAAGCGCAAGGACTGA
- a CDS encoding CDP-alcohol phosphatidyltransferase family protein, with protein sequence MTLDQYRSTADKLLKPFVSVADSLGLSPNGVSVIAFGFAVAAGVAFYLGTPLWYGLGALFVFWNGWLDLVDGALARKQNVASDGGDLLDHVLDRYADIVILAGMAAGIGNYALGLAAVTGVLMTSYLGTQIQAVGLGRAYGGLLGRADRLALVGFAGFLTALFPGDLVAGLGLIGLLLVLFTIVGHLTALQRFWGAWSDLE encoded by the coding sequence ATGACGCTGGACCAGTACCGCTCGACCGCGGACAAGTTGTTGAAGCCGTTCGTCTCCGTCGCCGACAGCCTCGGCCTCTCGCCGAACGGCGTTAGCGTCATCGCCTTCGGCTTCGCCGTCGCTGCCGGGGTCGCCTTCTACCTCGGGACGCCGCTGTGGTACGGGCTGGGCGCGCTGTTCGTCTTCTGGAACGGCTGGCTCGACCTCGTCGACGGCGCGCTCGCTCGGAAACAGAACGTCGCGAGCGACGGTGGCGACCTGCTCGACCACGTGCTCGACCGCTACGCCGACATCGTCATCCTCGCGGGGATGGCCGCCGGTATCGGCAACTACGCGCTCGGTCTCGCAGCGGTGACGGGCGTGCTCATGACCTCGTATCTCGGCACGCAGATTCAGGCGGTCGGTCTCGGCCGCGCCTACGGCGGCCTGCTCGGCCGCGCGGACCGCCTCGCGCTCGTCGGCTTCGCTGGCTTCCTGACGGCCCTGTTCCCCGGTGACCTCGTCGCGGGCCTCGGCCTCATCGGACTACTGCTCGTGCTCTTCACTATCGTCGGCCATCTGACCGCGCTCCAGCGGTTCTGGGGCGCGTGGTCTGATCTGGAGTGA
- a CDS encoding adenylate kinase family protein — translation MRVVVTGTPGTGKTTAVEALDTDHRIVHLNDAIREHDLWTERDADRDTLVTDLDGVREWLGDWEGIVESHLAHHLDADKVVVLRCRPDLLEERLVERGESTEKARENAESEALDVILSEAFEFHGAEKVYEIDTTERAPEAVAGEIQAVLDGERDPSAGTVDFVDYL, via the coding sequence GTGAGGGTCGTCGTCACCGGTACCCCGGGGACGGGCAAGACGACGGCTGTAGAGGCCTTAGATACCGACCACCGCATCGTCCACCTCAACGACGCCATCCGCGAACACGACCTCTGGACCGAGCGTGACGCCGACCGCGACACGCTCGTCACCGACCTCGACGGCGTCCGCGAGTGGCTCGGCGACTGGGAGGGTATCGTGGAGTCACATCTCGCACACCACCTCGACGCCGACAAGGTGGTCGTCCTGCGCTGTCGGCCGGACCTGCTGGAAGAACGGCTCGTGGAGCGCGGCGAATCTACGGAGAAAGCGAGGGAGAACGCCGAGAGCGAGGCACTCGACGTCATCCTCTCGGAGGCTTTCGAGTTCCACGGCGCGGAGAAGGTCTACGAGATCGACACGACGGAGCGCGCGCCCGAGGCGGTCGCAGGCGAGATACAGGCCGTCCTCGACGGCGAGCGCGACCCGAGTGCGGGCACCGTCGACTTCGTGGACTATCTATGA
- the dinB gene encoding DNA polymerase IV — MSGETLPGTPPAEERRVVLHVDMDCFYASCERLREPELVGEPLVVGMGYDAGEAHGAVATASYEAREYGVESAQAISKALELLPRIDEESDDPDADGAGYYRPVDLDFYKAVSEDVKDVLHDCADVVREVSIDEAYLDVTDRTAWQTVAGGDRTLAEGFARHVKERISREVGVPASIGVAPNMSTAKVASDYDKPDGLTVVEPGEVREFLAPLPVEAVHGVGPVTARKLGELGIETAGDLASADPGELEGRFGGRGREMYDRARGRDDRAVTPTGRPKSLSRESAFVEATEDNEAKREKVRALAADVADRARQRGAMYRTIGIKVVTPPFDVNTRAKSLSGPVDDPDLVESVALDLLTEFTESEVRKLGVRVSNLSFAAEEQASLDGWEGADGGESSAAGQPTLDGWDAPESEHAEAAVADKGDLRHWADADGSDDETEPSRPRRRGDGQASLGDFE, encoded by the coding sequence ATGAGTGGGGAGACGCTGCCTGGCACGCCCCCGGCCGAGGAGCGGCGCGTCGTCCTCCACGTCGACATGGACTGTTTCTACGCCTCCTGCGAGCGACTGCGCGAACCCGAACTCGTCGGCGAACCGCTCGTCGTCGGCATGGGCTACGACGCGGGTGAAGCCCACGGTGCAGTCGCGACAGCGAGCTACGAGGCCCGCGAGTACGGCGTCGAGAGTGCCCAAGCCATCTCGAAGGCACTCGAACTGCTGCCCCGCATCGACGAGGAGTCGGACGACCCCGACGCCGACGGTGCGGGATACTACCGCCCCGTCGACCTCGACTTCTACAAGGCTGTGAGCGAGGACGTGAAGGACGTGCTCCACGACTGCGCCGACGTCGTCCGCGAGGTCAGCATCGACGAGGCCTATCTCGACGTGACCGACCGGACCGCGTGGCAGACCGTCGCCGGGGGCGACCGGACGCTCGCGGAGGGGTTCGCTCGGCACGTCAAAGAGCGTATCAGCCGCGAGGTCGGGGTGCCTGCGAGCATCGGCGTCGCCCCGAATATGTCGACCGCGAAGGTCGCGAGCGACTACGACAAGCCCGACGGCCTGACCGTGGTCGAACCCGGCGAAGTCCGGGAATTTCTCGCGCCGCTCCCGGTCGAAGCCGTCCACGGCGTCGGCCCGGTGACCGCTCGCAAACTGGGCGAGTTGGGTATCGAGACCGCTGGCGACCTCGCGAGCGCGGACCCCGGCGAGCTGGAAGGGCGGTTCGGCGGCCGGGGGCGGGAGATGTACGACCGCGCTCGCGGCCGCGACGACCGGGCGGTGACGCCGACCGGGCGGCCCAAGAGCCTCTCGCGGGAGTCGGCGTTTGTGGAGGCAACGGAGGACAACGAAGCCAAACGCGAGAAGGTGCGCGCGCTCGCCGCCGACGTCGCCGACCGTGCCCGTCAGCGTGGAGCGATGTACCGCACTATCGGCATCAAGGTCGTCACTCCTCCCTTCGACGTCAACACCCGCGCGAAGTCGCTCTCGGGACCGGTCGATGACCCCGACCTCGTCGAGTCGGTCGCGCTCGACCTCCTGACGGAGTTCACGGAGAGTGAGGTGCGGAAACTCGGCGTCCGCGTGTCGAATCTGAGCTTCGCCGCCGAGGAGCAGGCGAGTCTGGACGGCTGGGAGGGAGCGGACGGTGGTGAGTCGTCGGCGGCAGGACAGCCGACGCTCGACGGCTGGGATGCCCCGGAGAGTGAGCACGCGGAGGCTGCCGTCGCCGACAAGGGCGACCTGCGGCACTGGGCGGACGCCGACGGCAGCGACGACGAGACAGAGCCGTCACGTCCGCGACGGCGTGGAGACGGACAGGCATCGTTGGGTGATTTCGAATGA
- a CDS encoding 2-oxoacid:acceptor oxidoreductase subunit alpha yields MTEDELIWRIAGGSGDGIASTSQNFAKALMRAGLHVFTHRHYPSRIRGGHTYTEVRASADPVKSRGDGYNFLLALGDSFARNPQEHAYYGNEEIKPLSENLDELREGGVIVYDSGLLDASEIENFDERVEENNWHVYDLDLRSMAREHGREVMRNTAGVGVTCALAGIELEWIEDLMSDAMPEKILEPNIEILHEAYELVQEEYDTDAPDVSVPSSEHDEEQVLLSGSDAIAYGALDEGCRFIAGYPMTPWTEVFTIMSQNLPEVGGISEQVEDEIAAAALAIGASHAGAKAMSGSSGGGFALMGEPLGLAEMTETPVVLVEAMRAGPSTGMPTKPEQSDLEHVLYTSQGDSQRIVFAPGTAAEAYTQTRKAFEIAYEYQIPSIILYDQKLGGELANVPASVFDEAPNPSLGSTLTEAELEDAPHSETGKYKRFQHDVEDGVSPRSIPGQKGGRFLATGNEHTPEGHISESPANRVAQINRRIQKKEAIRAELDTANREDSHQTYYGPEDADYGLITFGSQQGTVEEAVDVLNEKGHSVKALGVSDMMPFAEKEVAEFIESVDEALVVEMTASAQFRGLIQKELGLYGEQLSSLLKYNGNPFEPADIVEGFEVNVIEGGELDHTRTKFVPKAGE; encoded by the coding sequence ATGACTGAAGACGAACTCATCTGGCGAATCGCAGGGGGGTCCGGGGACGGGATCGCCTCGACGAGCCAGAACTTCGCAAAGGCCCTGATGCGGGCGGGGCTACACGTGTTCACGCACCGACACTATCCGTCGCGAATCCGTGGCGGCCACACGTACACCGAAGTACGTGCCTCGGCCGACCCGGTCAAATCACGCGGTGACGGATACAACTTCCTCCTCGCGCTTGGTGACTCCTTCGCTCGGAACCCACAGGAGCACGCCTACTACGGTAACGAGGAGATCAAGCCGCTGTCGGAGAACCTCGATGAACTCCGCGAGGGCGGAGTCATCGTCTACGACTCGGGGCTGCTCGACGCGAGCGAGATCGAGAACTTCGACGAGCGCGTCGAAGAGAACAACTGGCACGTCTACGACCTGGACCTCCGTAGTATGGCTCGCGAGCACGGTCGCGAAGTCATGCGGAACACCGCCGGTGTCGGTGTGACGTGCGCGCTCGCTGGCATCGAACTCGAGTGGATCGAGGACCTGATGTCGGACGCCATGCCGGAGAAGATTCTCGAGCCCAACATCGAGATTCTTCACGAGGCGTACGAGCTCGTACAGGAGGAGTACGACACCGACGCACCTGACGTGTCTGTCCCTTCCAGCGAGCACGACGAGGAGCAGGTGCTCCTCTCGGGTTCGGACGCCATCGCCTACGGCGCGCTCGACGAAGGCTGCCGGTTCATCGCGGGCTACCCGATGACCCCGTGGACCGAGGTCTTCACCATCATGTCGCAGAACCTCCCCGAGGTCGGCGGCATCTCCGAACAGGTCGAAGACGAGATCGCCGCGGCGGCACTCGCAATCGGTGCGAGCCACGCCGGCGCGAAGGCCATGTCCGGGTCGTCCGGCGGTGGCTTCGCGCTGATGGGTGAGCCGCTGGGCCTCGCCGAGATGACCGAGACGCCGGTCGTCCTCGTCGAAGCGATGCGTGCGGGTCCGTCGACGGGTATGCCGACGAAGCCCGAGCAGTCCGACCTCGAACACGTCCTGTACACCTCGCAGGGTGACTCCCAGCGCATCGTCTTCGCGCCCGGGACCGCCGCCGAGGCGTACACGCAGACGCGCAAGGCGTTCGAGATCGCCTACGAGTACCAGATTCCGTCCATCATCCTCTACGACCAGAAGCTCGGTGGCGAGCTCGCCAACGTGCCCGCCAGCGTCTTCGACGAGGCACCGAACCCGTCGCTGGGTTCGACTCTGACGGAAGCGGAACTCGAGGACGCGCCGCACTCGGAGACTGGGAAGTACAAGCGCTTCCAGCACGACGTCGAGGACGGCGTCAGCCCGCGCTCCATCCCCGGTCAGAAGGGCGGTCGTTTCCTCGCGACGGGTAACGAGCACACGCCGGAAGGACACATCTCGGAGTCCCCGGCGAACCGTGTTGCCCAGATCAACCGTCGTATCCAGAAGAAGGAGGCCATCCGCGCGGAGCTCGACACGGCGAACCGCGAGGACAGCCACCAGACCTACTACGGTCCGGAAGACGCCGACTACGGTCTCATCACGTTCGGGAGCCAGCAGGGCACCGTCGAGGAGGCAGTCGACGTCCTCAACGAGAAGGGTCATTCGGTCAAGGCGCTCGGCGTCTCCGACATGATGCCCTTCGCAGAGAAGGAGGTCGCGGAGTTCATCGAGAGCGTCGACGAGGCGCTCGTCGTCGAGATGACGGCTTCGGCGCAGTTCCGCGGTCTCATCCAGAAGGAACTCGGCCTGTACGGCGAGCAGCTGTCCAGTCTCCTGAAGTACAACGGCAACCCGTTCGAGCCGGCTGATATCGTCGAAGGGTTCGAAGTAAACGTCATCGAGGGTGGCGAACTCGACCACACGCGGACGAAGTTCGTCCCCAAAGCAGGTGAGTAA
- the hisC gene encoding histidinol-phosphate transaminase, protein MQPRDLSDHAPYVPGRGTEEVARELGLDPENLTKLSSNENPFGPSPKAVEAVRETASDIDVYPTTSHADLTEKLAEKWNLAPEQVWVSAGADGALDYLARAMLEPSDRILTPTPGFSYYGMSARYHHGEVAEYELTADNDFAQTPETVLEFYDGERIVYLTTPHNPTGSEFSRKDIREIAESVDDDTLVVVDEAYGEYSERPSSIDLLDQYDNIAVTRTFSKAYGIAGLRIGWAAVPEAWGDTYARVNTPFAANEVACRAALAALDDAEHVEKTVETAAWAREYLHDNLDAPTYESAGNFVLAEVGDASAVAEASQREGVIIRDCSSFGLPTCVRISCGTKAGTKKAVEVLNSILTEVAEA, encoded by the coding sequence ATGCAACCACGGGACCTCTCAGACCACGCTCCGTACGTGCCCGGCCGCGGGACGGAGGAGGTCGCCCGCGAACTCGGACTCGACCCCGAGAACCTGACGAAGCTGTCGTCGAACGAGAACCCGTTCGGCCCGAGTCCGAAGGCGGTCGAGGCAGTTCGCGAGACGGCATCGGACATCGACGTCTATCCGACCACCTCCCACGCGGACCTGACCGAGAAACTCGCCGAGAAGTGGAATCTCGCCCCCGAGCAGGTGTGGGTCAGCGCCGGTGCCGACGGCGCGCTCGACTATCTTGCTCGCGCGATGCTGGAGCCGAGTGACCGCATCCTGACGCCGACGCCCGGCTTCTCCTACTACGGGATGAGTGCCCGCTACCACCACGGCGAGGTGGCGGAGTACGAACTCACCGCCGACAACGACTTCGCGCAGACGCCCGAGACAGTCTTGGAGTTCTACGACGGCGAGCGTATCGTCTACCTGACGACGCCGCACAACCCGACCGGCTCGGAGTTCTCCCGGAAGGACATCCGCGAGATCGCCGAGTCGGTCGACGACGACACCCTCGTCGTCGTCGACGAAGCCTACGGCGAATACTCCGAGCGGCCGAGCAGCATCGACCTCTTGGATCAATACGACAACATCGCCGTCACGCGTACCTTCTCGAAAGCCTACGGCATCGCGGGTCTCCGCATCGGCTGGGCCGCCGTGCCCGAGGCGTGGGGCGACACCTACGCGCGGGTCAACACGCCCTTCGCCGCCAACGAGGTCGCCTGCCGCGCTGCACTCGCCGCGCTCGACGACGCCGAACACGTCGAGAAGACCGTCGAGACGGCGGCGTGGGCGCGCGAGTATCTCCACGACAATCTCGACGCGCCGACCTACGAGAGCGCGGGCAACTTCGTCCTCGCCGAGGTCGGCGACGCGAGTGCCGTCGCCGAGGCCAGCCAGCGCGAGGGCGTCATCATCCGCGACTGTTCGAGCTTCGGGCTGCCGACCTGCGTCCGCATCTCCTGCGGGACGAAGGCGGGCACGAAGAAGGCCGTCGAGGTCCTCAACAGTATCCTCACCGAGGTGGCCGAGGCGTGA
- the tpiA gene encoding triose-phosphate isomerase, with the protein MFILVNLKAYPCDPIEVATAARDVAEESDVRIAVAPQAAHLSAVAETGVETWAQHVSPNEHGSHTGSTLAEAAADAGATGTLLNHSEKRMKLADIDASLDAAERADLETIVCANNPTQIGAAAALAPDAVAVEPPELIGGDVSVSTADPGIVEDAVDAAAAVDENVDVFCGAGVSTGDDVVAAGDLGATGILLASGVAKADDPKAALEDLVSGL; encoded by the coding sequence ATGTTCATCCTCGTAAATCTGAAGGCGTATCCGTGTGACCCCATCGAGGTCGCAACCGCCGCACGCGACGTCGCCGAGGAGTCCGACGTCCGCATCGCCGTCGCCCCGCAGGCGGCCCACCTCTCGGCCGTCGCCGAGACAGGCGTCGAAACGTGGGCACAACACGTCTCGCCGAACGAGCACGGCAGCCACACCGGCAGCACGCTCGCCGAGGCCGCCGCCGACGCCGGCGCGACGGGGACGCTGCTCAATCACTCCGAGAAGCGCATGAAGCTCGCCGACATCGACGCCTCGCTCGACGCCGCCGAACGCGCGGACCTCGAAACCATCGTCTGCGCCAACAACCCCACACAGATCGGTGCCGCCGCCGCACTCGCCCCCGACGCCGTCGCCGTCGAACCGCCGGAACTCATCGGTGGCGACGTCTCCGTCTCCACGGCCGACCCTGGAATCGTCGAGGACGCCGTGGACGCCGCGGCCGCCGTCGACGAGAACGTCGACGTCTTCTGTGGCGCGGGCGTCTCGACCGGCGACGACGTCGTCGCCGCGGGCGACCTCGGCGCGACGGGCATCCTCCTCGCCAGCGGCGTCGCCAAGGCCGACGACCCGAAGGCCGCGCTCGAAGACCTCGTCTCCGGGCTGTAA
- the lrpA1 gene encoding HTH-type transcriptional regulator LrpA1 — translation MSSTSTEERILAALEEDAQASYADIAESAGVSKPTVRKYIKQLEESGVIVGYSADVDPKKLTGQSIAMVGIDVESERYVEATRALKGLDSIETLYTSSGDHMLMAEVRADDGDAVGDVISDEILAIDGVTAAHPSFLQERLK, via the coding sequence ATGAGTTCCACCTCCACGGAGGAGCGTATCCTCGCCGCCCTCGAAGAGGATGCACAGGCCTCCTATGCCGATATTGCCGAGAGCGCAGGGGTGTCGAAACCGACAGTGCGAAAGTACATCAAACAGCTCGAAGAGAGCGGCGTCATCGTCGGATACTCCGCCGATGTCGACCCGAAGAAGCTGACCGGGCAGTCTATCGCTATGGTCGGCATCGACGTCGAGAGCGAGCGGTACGTCGAGGCGACGCGGGCACTGAAGGGGCTCGACTCCATCGAGACGCTCTACACCTCCTCGGGCGACCATATGCTGATGGCGGAAGTCCGCGCCGACGACGGCGACGCCGTCGGCGACGTCATCAGCGACGAGATACTCGCTATCGACGGCGTCACCGCCGCACATCCGTCGTTCCTGCAGGAACGCCTGAAGTAG
- a CDS encoding thiamine pyrophosphate-dependent enzyme: MSAFSAIGEEREIDREEYTPGLEPQPTWCPGCGDFGVLKALKQALPEVGRTPDETMLVTGIGCSGKLNSYLDSYGFHTIHGRSLPVARAAKLANPGLEVVAAGGDGDGYGIGGNHFMHTARENHDMTYIVFNNEIFGLTKGQTSPTSPKGHKSKTQPHGSAKEPLRPLSLSLTSGASYVARTAAVNPNQAKEILIEAMNHDGFAHVDFLTQCPTWNKDARQYVPYIDVQDSDDYDFDVTDRREAAEMMHETEDALHEGKVLTGRFYVDEDRPSYQQEKQNIGEMPEAPLAERYFDEDYEWERSYDMFLDKHK, encoded by the coding sequence ATGAGTGCATTCAGCGCAATCGGTGAAGAACGCGAGATCGACCGAGAGGAGTATACGCCTGGTCTCGAACCACAGCCGACGTGGTGTCCGGGCTGTGGTGACTTCGGTGTCCTCAAGGCACTGAAACAGGCCCTTCCGGAGGTCGGCCGCACGCCGGACGAGACGATGCTCGTGACGGGTATCGGCTGTTCCGGCAAACTGAACAGCTACCTCGACAGCTACGGGTTCCACACCATCCACGGCCGCTCGCTGCCCGTCGCTCGGGCCGCGAAGCTCGCCAACCCCGGCCTCGAAGTCGTCGCCGCCGGTGGCGACGGTGACGGCTACGGCATCGGTGGGAACCACTTCATGCACACGGCTCGTGAGAACCACGACATGACCTACATCGTGTTCAACAACGAGATCTTCGGCCTCACGAAGGGCCAGACCTCGCCGACGAGCCCGAAGGGTCACAAGTCGAAGACCCAGCCGCACGGCAGTGCTAAGGAGCCGCTCCGCCCGCTGTCGCTGTCGCTGACCTCCGGTGCGTCCTACGTCGCCCGGACGGCGGCCGTCAACCCGAACCAGGCCAAGGAGATCCTCATCGAAGCCATGAACCACGACGGCTTCGCACACGTGGACTTCCTGACGCAGTGTCCGACCTGGAACAAGGACGCCCGCCAGTACGTCCCGTACATCGACGTGCAGGACTCCGACGACTACGACTTCGACGTCACCGACCGCCGTGAGGCGGCCGAGATGATGCACGAGACCGAGGACGCCCTCCACGAGGGCAAGGTCCTGACCGGCCGGTTCTACGTCGACGAGGACCGCCCGTCCTACCAGCAGGAGAAGCAGAACATCGGCGAGATGCCGGAGGCGCCGCTCGCAGAGCGCTACTTCGACGAGGACTACGAGTGGGAGCGCTCGTACGACATGTTCCTCGACAAGCACAAGTAA
- a CDS encoding VOC family protein, which yields MSLLHAAIEVSDMDATTAFYSEHFGFEPVAELDAGGVTNVFYGTDGEMEVQFIPAEGEVEPSGLNHLAVDVDDVDALVDELGDERVDRGPFAVDEFGLYVAFVTDPDGYVVEIIQEQE from the coding sequence ATGAGTCTACTGCACGCAGCCATCGAGGTTTCGGACATGGACGCGACGACCGCCTTCTACAGCGAGCATTTCGGCTTCGAACCGGTCGCCGAACTGGACGCCGGTGGCGTCACCAACGTCTTCTACGGCACCGACGGCGAGATGGAAGTCCAGTTCATCCCCGCCGAGGGCGAAGTCGAGCCGTCCGGGCTGAACCATCTCGCGGTCGACGTCGACGACGTGGACGCGCTCGTCGACGAGTTGGGCGACGAGCGCGTCGACCGCGGCCCGTTCGCCGTCGACGAGTTCGGCCTGTACGTTGCGTTCGTCACCGACCCCGACGGCTACGTCGTCGAGATCATCCAGGAACAGGAGTGA